Proteins encoded within one genomic window of Rhinoderma darwinii isolate aRhiDar2 chromosome 5, aRhiDar2.hap1, whole genome shotgun sequence:
- the ANKRD46 gene encoding ankyrin repeat domain-containing protein 46 — protein MSYIFVNDSSQTNVPLLQACIDGDFNYSKRLLESGFDPNIRDSRGRTGLHLAAARGNVDICQLLHKFGADLLATDYQGNTALHLCGHVDTIQFLVTNGLKIDICNHQGATPLVLAKRRGVNKEVIRMLESLEEQEVKGFNRGTHSKMETMQTAETERYVQCSELLMEKGHSTLSEGSTEEDCAMESHSLLNPNLQQGEGVLSSFRTTWQEFVEDLGFWRVLLLLIVIALLSLGIAYYVSGVLPFVENQPELVH, from the exons ATGTCTTACATCTTTGTCAATGATTCGTCGCAGACCAACGTTCCCCTGCTGCAGGCCTGCATTGATGGGGACTTCAACTATTCTAAGCGCCTTCTAGAAAGTGGATTTGATCCCAATATCCGGGACAGCCGGGGCCGCACGGGTCTACACCTGGCTGCAGCCAGAGGGAACGTAGACATCTGTCAACTACTTCACAAGTTTGGAGCTGATCTCCTTGCCACTGACTATCAGGGAAACACCGCCCTGCACTTGTGCGGTCACGTGGACACAATACAGTTCCTTGTCACCAATGGACTTAAAATTGATATTTG CAATCACCAAGGTGCTACCCCACTCGTTCTAGCAAAGCGCAGGGGGGTGAATAAAGAGGTTATCCGCATGCTAGAATCCTTGGAGGAACAAGAAGTGAAGGGCTTCAACAGGGGCACTCATTCTAAAATGGAAACCATGCAAACAGCTGAAACCGAAAGATATGTCCAATGCTCCGAGCTGCTAATGGAAAAGGGACACAGCACTCTCTCGGAAGGATCCACTGAGGAAGATTG TGCTATGGAAAGTCATTCCCTCTTGAATCCGAACCTTCAACAGGGAGAAGGGGTTCTCTCCAGCTTTCGTACCACTTGGCAGGAATTTGTGGAAGATCTTGGATTTTGGAGAGTCCTCCTCCTACTCATCGTCATTGCCCTACTTTCTCTAGGCATTGCATACTATGTCAGCGGGGTGCTGCCATTTGTGGAGAATCAGCCTGAACTAGTTCACTAG